Part of the Leptospira langatensis genome is shown below.
AAGGTGCCTTCGTTGAGAACTTGGATCCGGATCTCAAGATCCGATTCGATCTTTTGGACTTGTACAGAGGATTTCCACTTTGGGAGAACTCTTGGTTGCGATTGCAGGGAAGAGAGCAGTTCCTGCCAAAGGAGGCTTCCGATACCTTAGTCGGCAAAAATTCCACTCCAGATCCTTCCTATCAATCCAGATACAGGGCAGGGTTTTTGATCCAAGGAAACAGGGAAGATCGTTTCGTTTATCTTTTCCAAGTGCGTTATTTGTCTTTGGGAGATCTAGGAAGGTTCGGTGAGGACAAGAAAGAGTCCAGGTCCGGCAAGGAAGATGGAGATAAGGATTACTTGGTGGAATGGAAGGTCGGACTCGGATTCCTCTGGAAATACGTTTACCTTTCAGCGGACCTTTTTCTTTCTAGAGGGATCGATAAGACTGCCTGGGATCCTGCTAGACCGCAAAGATCCCTTCCGATCAGCGGAGAAGCGGTTCGATTCGATCTTGGAGTTTATCTCCAAAATGCAAGAGTTTCGTTTTTCGGATTCTTACCCAACCAAGAGAAAAGAAAGGCAAACGGTCAGATCTTAGAACTTGGATTTGTGGGAATGGGAGCTTCTCCGATTTCCAATCCGATCTTGCAGCAGATCTGGGGATTCTATCCTTCTAGTTGGGTGACTTCGTTCGGTTTAGAAAGAGAAGAAACAAAATACCCCGGCAAACGACCAGCCTCGCTTCTGGGTATTCGTAGCGAATGGAAAGAGCATGGACTTCTTCTTGGGATCCATTTCAGCTATATTTCTTTCCTGAAAGAAGAGGGATCTTCTTCCGGAGCTTGGATCTTTTCCAGAAAAGGGATCGGTCCTTCTTTCGTAAGAGAAGGAGGAGTGAGCCTTGGGTGGATCCCGGAAGGAGAGTCTGTTCCGGTTGCCCAAATAGAAGTAGGTGGGTTCGAAACGGACGAATCCATCGGGATCAAGAACTGGTATCTTCTTCTGCAAGTGAGAGCCATATGGGAATGAAGAATATTCTCAGTCTTTGCTTTCTTCTTTCTTTCTGTTCGTTGAACGGAAACGACTTCGATCCTTTAGGGGCAGAGGACTATTCTCCTAAGGCATTCTTCTCTTATCCGGGTAGATTTGTTCCGGAAGGAAAGAAGAGAAATGTCCGAGACGAGATCCTAAGATTGATCCGAGAAACAAAACATAGTATTTATATGCATGTGTATTCCTTGGACGATCCGGAGATCGAGAAGGAGTTATTGCTTGCTCATTCTCGCGGAGTTCTATTGGAGCTAATGGGAGAATTGGGAAAGAAGTATCCGAGCTCTCTTCTTCCATTTTTGAGATATTGGGATGGTTCCGGTCTGCAACACAGCAAGGTCCTTGTAAGCGATCATAAGATCGTTTTCCTGGGAACTGGCAACTTTACTTTTTATGGTTTGGAAATGGATCATAACGGATATATCGAGTTCCTTCTCTTGCAAAGAGATTGGGAGAAATTCCATTCTTTCTTAAGAGAAGAATATCCGTTTTCCACCTTAAAGCTGTCAGATCTGGAATTGATCAACTCTCCTAAGGACGGGTTTCGGATCCAGAACCGTTTATATGATGCGGCTCTTTCTTCTCAAAACAGAATCCGATATTTGATCTTTGATCATTACGATCCTGTCTTGAGCCTGGGAATGCTCCGGTCGAATGCGGAAGAAACTCTTGGTGTCTATGATCGTCCCTTAGATCCCGAAGGAAGGTTTCTTTCGTCTATGGACCGATTTACGATCAAAGAAGATGGGAATGAGGACATATTAGATGATACGACTCCCGGAAAGGGAGGACTCCTCCATCATAAAACAATGATCATCGACGATCGCGAACTATTGACCGGTTCCTATAATTATTCTTTGAGCGCGAGGGATTCGAATCGAGAGATCTTGGTTACGACTAAGAATGCAAACTTAGTCTCTGCCTTTAGAGACGAATGGGAAAGAGTGTACAGAAAATCCCAAGGAATTCCTTCTGCGGGTTCGCTTCCTTCTTCCAATACGTACCGACTGGATATTGAGAATGGGAGGGTTTGCAAGAATGGAATAGGAGCGGGAGAAGTTTTCTTGGACATTGGCTTTTCTTGGCTGCGATGGATCCAATTCTATCGCTTCTCGGAGTTGGATACTTGCAAGTCCTTGCAATCCTACGAATCGATCAGTTCTAGGTTCTTTGGCGGGAAGTCTGAGTTTCCGAACGGGAGCTTGGATCTGGGAGCAAGGTTGCTAGACCGTTCCGGTACATTGCTTTCGAGTTCGTATCCTTCTTCTGATATGAATGAATTGAAAGAAGTGATCCGAAAGCCGGCTCTATTCTTGAAGCCGGAAGTTCTACTTTTCTCCGAACCTGCTTGGGTCTTTGATACTTCTAAAAGTATTTCTAATTGGGTCAATTCGCAACCACCGATCCAGGCTTGGATCTTCCATCGAGGCAAATTACCGAAGAGATCCATGATACAAAAGGAAGGTGATGTGTATTCTCTTTCCCAAGGTTTGGACACTAACACAGGAGTCATCCTAATGGAATACCGGGATTTTGGTTTATATTTTTGTTATAAATCTACGAACGATTCTCTCGCTTGGACAAAAGAGCTTCTACTCTCTACACTGGATAGCCAGAGAGGAGAATGGAAAAAAGAGGAGTTCCCAAATTCTTGGATCGAATTCTTTGCAGAGCCTGGATTTCCTTATAAAAGAAAAGTGGATCTATGCGTGGTCGGATCCTAAAGGCTCGGTTTCCGTTTTGACGAATAATCCCAGAAGTAACCAGAATAGGATCACCACCTCGTCGTCTTGGAAATAGCATTGGAATAGTCCGGAAACGAAGAAGCCGAGCAATCCGTAAAAGAAAATAATTCTATGAAATCCTTGCTTGGACTGGAACGAAAAGAATACCAGGGCGCCAGCTAACGAAAGATAGAGGAAGGCCGCCGGCAACCCAAAGACGGATGCAAGATGAATATAATCGTTATGGGCGTGTCCTCTTTGGGTGACCTCGTAGAAATAAGCGAGCTCCGGATATTCTTCGGAGTGAGCGGTCCTGACCCGATCGATCGCTTGGTTATAGTTTCCAGGTCCGACCCCAAGGATAGGATGTTCTTGGATGAGAGGAAAGCTTGAGTCCCAGATAAATGTCCTTCCGGAATCTGTATGCTTTTCTTTTCCGAAAAGAGGACCGATCACTTTTTTTCCTGCGGGACTGATCGCAAGTGCTGTCCCTAGTACAAGTACTAGTCCAAAGAATGCAATTCCTCCTTTGACTAAGAAGGATTTAGGTAATTCTTTTCTGAGAAAGAATAGATGTATTCCTGCGAATAGAAGTGTGACTCCTGCTCCTATCATACTGGATCGAGCCTGGTTGAGTAAAAATACAAGAACATAGAATATCAGAAGCATCCCTGTCCAAGCGATTTTCCGAATATTCCCTTCTTGTAATGCTTTTAAGAAGGAGAAGACCGCGAAAGCGGAGAAGAATTGAAGTAATCCGCCAAAGGTCAAGTGGGTGTTCATGAGTCCTATGGAGATATAGAGAGGAACGGAAAAGACGGATCCTAACGGATGAGTGAATTTATAGGTATGGGACTCCCTGTACAGATCGCTGATCAACCTGGAAAGTCGCACAGGAGTAAACCCTCCGATCAATCCTGTTAGGATGAGAAGAAGAAAGAGCCAGAAAAGTGCCGAGAAAAGTCTTGGAACATCTTCTTTCTTAGTAAATCCCACAGAGAGAAATCCAAAGAACAAAAAGAAATCCTTCAATTCCCCATTCCAGGCAGAGCGAAGGCGAGTCTGATTGTCCGGATCTAAAGCAAGATGTAAGGCGAATACGATCCAATACCAGAGAAACAATGCCAGAGAGATCCGAAACAGCCCGTGTCTTGGAAAGATCTCGTCGAATCGTTTTTCTAAAAGAAGACTCGATAAGCCGAATAGAAAGGAGAGAACCAGAAAGCCTTGGCTCAAACTCACAGAGACTCCAATCAAGGGAAAGGTAGCTAGCAAACAGAATAGGTGGGCTTTTTTCAAAAACTCTTTCATCGGCTATGTTTTCAGGAGAGGATCTAACTTCTGGATTCTTTGTAAATTCGATTATTTTTGGCAAATATACTTAGAATGGAGTGGTAAAATCCATCTTATACGAGAGATTGGTTTCGCATTAGGAACTAAGATGAAGATCCTTTATTTTTCCGACACCTTTCTTCCCAAAATCGACGGCGTGGCGATCTCCATGCGAAATTTTGCAGAGTTACTCGCCGAAAGAGGACATGAGTTCTTGATCTGCTGTCCTAGATATGGCGAAGGCGATTTTGAGAGAATGGGCGAAAGGATCAGAGTCGAGAGATTCAGGAGCGGTTATCTTCCCAGCTATCCGGATATCAAAGTGGTGCTTCCTTCTCCTTCTAAGATCAAGAGGGCAATCAAGGAATTCCAACCGGACCTAGTGCATATTCACACTCCAGGCCTCATGG
Proteins encoded:
- a CDS encoding phospholipase D-like domain-containing protein translates to MKNILSLCFLLSFCSLNGNDFDPLGAEDYSPKAFFSYPGRFVPEGKKRNVRDEILRLIRETKHSIYMHVYSLDDPEIEKELLLAHSRGVLLELMGELGKKYPSSLLPFLRYWDGSGLQHSKVLVSDHKIVFLGTGNFTFYGLEMDHNGYIEFLLLQRDWEKFHSFLREEYPFSTLKLSDLELINSPKDGFRIQNRLYDAALSSQNRIRYLIFDHYDPVLSLGMLRSNAEETLGVYDRPLDPEGRFLSSMDRFTIKEDGNEDILDDTTPGKGGLLHHKTMIIDDRELLTGSYNYSLSARDSNREILVTTKNANLVSAFRDEWERVYRKSQGIPSAGSLPSSNTYRLDIENGRVCKNGIGAGEVFLDIGFSWLRWIQFYRFSELDTCKSLQSYESISSRFFGGKSEFPNGSLDLGARLLDRSGTLLSSSYPSSDMNELKEVIRKPALFLKPEVLLFSEPAWVFDTSKSISNWVNSQPPIQAWIFHRGKLPKRSMIQKEGDVYSLSQGLDTNTGVILMEYRDFGLYFCYKSTNDSLAWTKELLLSTLDSQRGEWKKEEFPNSWIEFFAEPGFPYKRKVDLCVVGS
- a CDS encoding LA_2168 family protein, coding for MKKIPALLIFILGIEVYSQDLSTPKPGLRFNFQWILFKDQGREKDPKADLADRFSGTAQPLGFGFIYQKETNVYRVHLDWVAIKGTNENLFLLPGENSYLGLLGKGFLWAIGRRSDPTPFPAWSSWKDGVEGAFVENLDPDLKIRFDLLDLYRGFPLWENSWLRLQGREQFLPKEASDTLVGKNSTPDPSYQSRYRAGFLIQGNREDRFVYLFQVRYLSLGDLGRFGEDKKESRSGKEDGDKDYLVEWKVGLGFLWKYVYLSADLFLSRGIDKTAWDPARPQRSLPISGEAVRFDLGVYLQNARVSFFGFLPNQEKRKANGQILELGFVGMGASPISNPILQQIWGFYPSSWVTSFGLEREETKYPGKRPASLLGIRSEWKEHGLLLGIHFSYISFLKEEGSSSGAWIFSRKGIGPSFVREGGVSLGWIPEGESVPVAQIEVGGFETDESIGIKNWYLLLQVRAIWE
- a CDS encoding O-antigen ligase family protein, encoding MKEFLKKAHLFCLLATFPLIGVSVSLSQGFLVLSFLFGLSSLLLEKRFDEIFPRHGLFRISLALFLWYWIVFALHLALDPDNQTRLRSAWNGELKDFFLFFGFLSVGFTKKEDVPRLFSALFWLFLLLILTGLIGGFTPVRLSRLISDLYRESHTYKFTHPLGSVFSVPLYISIGLMNTHLTFGGLLQFFSAFAVFSFLKALQEGNIRKIAWTGMLLIFYVLVFLLNQARSSMIGAGVTLLFAGIHLFFLRKELPKSFLVKGGIAFFGLVLVLGTALAISPAGKKVIGPLFGKEKHTDSGRTFIWDSSFPLIQEHPILGVGPGNYNQAIDRVRTAHSEEYPELAYFYEVTQRGHAHNDYIHLASVFGLPAAFLYLSLAGALVFFSFQSKQGFHRIIFFYGLLGFFVSGLFQCYFQDDEVVILFWLLLGLFVKTETEPLGSDHA